A single window of Myxocyprinus asiaticus isolate MX2 ecotype Aquarium Trade chromosome 34, UBuf_Myxa_2, whole genome shotgun sequence DNA harbors:
- the slc9a3.1 gene encoding sodium/hydrogen exchanger 3.1, translated as MPSSTYLCLLRAVFLVCCVNPFIQGISADANQFEDPHHRMKPNLTGVPIVTFEWHHVQTPYLVMVWVFVACLAKLSVIEINHHVTRVIPESGMLIILGFILGGIVWGADNVQTFKLLPPTFFYYLLPQIILDAGYFMPNKLFFSNLGAILVYAIIGTCWNAAAVGLSLWGCYEAGAMGNLDIGLLQFLLFGSLIAAVDPVAVIAVFEEVHVNEVLFILVFGESLLNDGVTVVLYNVFDAFVSLGGPMIDAAEIFKGISSFFVVAFGGSFLGVVFAILLSLLTRYTKNIQIIEAGFVFVLGYLAYLTADMLSLSAILSITFCGICCQKYVNINMDEKSVTTVRHAMKVLANGSETMIFVFLGITAIDKDIWVWNTGFILLTLLFVFIYRIIGVFFLTWILNKFRLVPIDVIDQVVMSYGGLRGAVAYGLAAMLDENKIKEKNLMISTTLIVVYFTVILQGITMKPLVQWLKVKRAAHFDLKLVEKVNNRAFDHILAAVEDICGRIGDNWWTRNWNRFEEKYISWLLMKPKARKNKDYLFSIFHKLNLDDAMNYVSEGERQGSLAFVRSDESANVDFKKQSGSKYQHLMPDIMVDMSNYEFGTENISVTSIVKDSVPSVSLDIHGQDLKKLVDDFNAHHLLQQHLYRSRKHHRHKYSRCQFGINQSEDEVQEIFQRTMRGRLESFKSAKMGVNRAKKIKHSKEQTHKMSNGLPDGRDYPNGDEVDCAVGSESSVTNGHFTSDTYIVGAGIENPAYMPDMGTPTQSPPWLMEPETDMAVAPSQRAQGRLPMTPNRLRRLAPMRISNSSIDSFLMADASLTLNVHEEQPQRDNAEM; from the exons TGATTGAAATAAACCACCATGTCACCAGGGTGATCCCAGAGAGTGGGATGCTCATCATCCTAGGATTTATCTTGGGAGGCATTGTCTGGGGCGCAGACAATGTGCAGACTTTCAAATTGCTTCCTCCCACTTTCTTCTACTACTTGTTGCCTCAGATCATTTTGGATGCAGGTTACTTCATGCCAAACAAGCTATTTTTCAGCAACCTGGGAGCCATTCTTGTTTATGCCATCATCGGAACTTGCTGGAATGCAGCTGCCGTTGGCCTCTCACTTTGGGGCTGCTATGAGGCCGGAGCAATGG GTAACCTGGACATTGGCCTTCTGCAATTCCTGTTGTTTGGCAGTCTAATCGCTGCAGTGGACCCAGTGGCGGTGATTGCCGTTTTTGAGGAAGTGCATGTAAATGAGGTGCTGTTTATCCTGGTTTTTGGAGAGTCACTGCTCAATGACGGAGTCACAGTG GTGCTTTACAATGTGTTTGATGCCTTCGTTTCTCTAGGAGGTCCAATGATTGATGCTGCAGAGATTTTCAAGGGCATTT CTTCATTTTTTGTGGTGGCATTTGGAGGCTCATTTCTTGGCGTTGTGTTTGCCATACTGCTGTCCCTGCTGACCAGATACACCAAGAACATTCAAATCATTGAAGCTGGCTTTGTCTTTGTGTTGGGCTACCTGGCTTACCTGACAGCAGACATGCTCTCCCTCTCTGCAATACTATC AATCACCTTCTGTGGTATATGCTGCCAGAAATATGTGAACATCAACATGGATGAGAAATCAGTTACAACAGTTCGTCATGCCATGAAAGTGCTCGCAAACGGCTCAGAAACCATGATCTTCGTATTCCTGGGCATAACAGCAATCGAtaaagacatatgggtttggaacactgGCTTCATCCTCCTCACCCTCCTCTTTGTCTTTATTTACAGGATCATAG GTGTTTTCTTCCTTACCTGGATCTTAAACAAGTTTAGACTGGTTCCCATTGATGTCATTGACCAGGTTGTGATGAGCTACGGTGGCCTGCGAGGAGCAGTTGCATATGGATTGGCAGCCATGCTAGATGAGAACAAGATAAAAGAGAAGAATCTCATGATTAGTACCACACTCATTGTGGTGTATTTCACTGTCATTCTTCAG GGAATCACGATGAAGCCATTGGTTCAGTGGCTTAAGGTCAAAAGGGCAGCTCATTTTGACTTGAAACTTGTTGAAAAAGTGAACAATAGG GCATTTGACCACATACTTGCAGCAGTGGAGGACATTTGTGGACGCATAGGAGACAACTGGTGGACCAGAAA CTGGAACAGATTTGAAGAAAAGTATATTAGCTGGTTATTGATGAAACCTAAGGCCAGAAAAAACAAAGACTATCTCTTTAGTATCTTTCACAAACTCAATCTCGATGATGCCATGAATTATGTCTCTGAG GGTGAACGCCAAGGTTCTCTGGCATTCGTTCGTAGTGATGAATCGGCCAACGTAGATTTCAAAAAGCAGTCTGGCTCGAAATATCAGCATTTGATGCCTGATATAATGGTCGATATGTCCAATTACGAGTTTGGGACTGAAAATATTTCAGTAACCTCCATTGT AAAAGACAGTGTCCCATCAGTATCCCTGGACATCCATGGGCAAGACCTTAAAAAATTGGTTGATGACTTCAATGcccatcatcttctacagcagcACTTATACAGGAGCAGAAAGCAT CACCGTCACAAATACAGTCGCTGTCAATTTGGCATCAACCAAAGTGAGGATGAAGTGCAGGAGATCTTCCAGAGGACCATGAGGGGCCGCCTTGAGTCATTCAAATCTGCTAAAATGGGTGTCAACCGTGCCAAAAAAATCAAGCACAGCAAGGAGCAAACACATAAG ATGTCTAATGGACTCCCAGATGGTAGAGACTATCCAAATGGAGATGAag ttgaCTGTGCTGTTGGTAGTGAGAGTAGTGTCACGAATGGTCATTTCACAAGTGACACATATATAGTGGGAG CAGGCATAGAGAATCCAGCATACATGCCAGATATGGGCACTCCCACACAAAGCCCACCCTGGCTAATGGAGCCCGAGACAGACATGGCTGTTGCACCTTCCCAAAGGGCACAGGGACGCTTGCCAATGACGCCCAACAGGCTACGGCGTCTTGCACCGATGAGGATCAGCAACAGTTCTATAGACTCTTTCCTTATGGCTGATGCGTCTTTAACTCTGAATGTGCATGAGGAACAGCCTCAAAGAGACAATGCAGAAAT GTGA